From the genome of Synergistaceae bacterium:
TTAATTTTTGGTGCGATGTTATTTTTCATTGGTATGTGCGGTCTATGGGATAGTATGTTGCAAACTATTAGTATGGTCGTAGTCGCTGTTACTCTCTCAATTTTACTGGGCTTCCCGCTTGGCATATTGGTTGCAATGAACAAAAAAGCATCCACAGTAATCAGACCGATTCTTGATCTTATGCAGACCATGCCTGCTTTTGTCTATCTAGTACCTGCAGTTATTTTATTTAGTCCGGGGAAAACGCCGGCTCTCATCGCAACCACTATATATTCTATCGTTCCGATGATAAGAATGACTAACTTGGGGATTACACATGTAGATAAAGAAATGCTGGAAGCGGCCTCATCATTTGGCTCTACAACTTTACAGCTGCTCTCTAAGGTACAGATACCTCAGGCCATGCCATCTATAATGGCAGGAATAAATCAAACCATAATGATGGCAATGTCAATGGTCGTAACTTGTGCTCTGATTGGGGCAGAAGGTTTAGGCATGCAAATTCTGTTAGCCACAAACAGAATTGAGATGGGAAAAGCCTTAATGCCCGGAATATCAATTGTCTTTTTAGCGATTATTCTTGACCGGCTTACACAGGGAATGATACAGAAAGGGGCACCGACAGAATAATGGATAATAACTATATTATAGAGGCAAAAAATGTAACAAAAATATATGGTAAAAACAGAACAGAAGCGACAAAAATGATGAAAAATGGTTGCGAAAAAGATGAAGTATATAAAAAAACCGGAGCGACTGTCGCCCTTTGGGACGTTTCCCTTAGAGTTAAGAAAAAAGAAATATTCGTTATAATCGGACTTTCTGGATCCGGCAAATCTACAATAATCAGATGTTTCAACCAAATTCTAAAGCCAACTTCGGGCACGATACTCTTTGAAGGACAGAATGTCGAAAAGCTTAAAGGTAAAGATCTCCTTAATCTGAGACGCAAAAGAATATCAATGGTATTTCAAAATTTTGGCTTATTGACCCATAGAAATGTAATCGATAACGTAGCTTATGGACTTGAAATAAAAGGTGTCCCCAAGAAAGAACGTTTGTTAGAGGCAGAAAAATTTATAAAAATGGTAGGTCTTGAAGGCTGGGAGGAACAACAGATTTCAAGTCTATCTGGCGGGATGAAACAACGAGTTGGAATAGCTAGAGCTCTAGGGAATTCTCCGGACGTCTTGCTAATGGATGAGCCCTTTTCTGCACTTGACCCTCTAGTTCGTAAAGAAATGCAGTTCGAACTCCTTTCTCTACAGAGAAAACTAGAAAAAACAATAATATTCATAACTCATGATATTAATGAAGCATTCAAATTAGGAGACAGGGTTGCGATAATGCATAATGGCGTTATAGTACAATCCGGCACGCCCGAAGAGATGTCTACAAATCCGGCAAATGATTACGTAAAAAACTTCATTGAGGGTGCTGATATGAGTGCTGTTTTGAAAGTAAAGCATGTGATGTTTACCCCTCTTTGTATCGTCAGAGAAAACGTTTCCGCAGCTAATGCCGTTATGGAAATGAGAGAAAACCAGGTCTCCAGTGCCTATGCCGTTGCAGATGACATGAAGTTTATGGGAATTATAACTTTAGACAACGCGATAAGAGCCAGAAAAGAAAAAATTCCTCTTTTTTCCTTACTCACAAAAGGAATTCCGGTAACAGGAGAAGAAATATATTTAAAAGATATAATCCCGAAAGCCGTAGAGGCGAAATTTCCAATCGCTGTTGTAGGAGACAGAGGAAAGTTGAAAGGGATAGTAAGCAGAGCATCTGTTCTCTCTTCGCTTTCATAAAACTTGAGGGACAAGAGTGTACTCGTAGGGCACGCTCTTGTCCCTTTTATTTAAATCTCCTTCGATAAACTCCAAAGGTAAAGAGAAGCTACAGTGCCATATGGAGAATAATTCTCTCTATATCTTTCAAATGTTTTCTTTTCAAGTCTTTCTAACCCGTAAAGAGACATCATTCCCCTTCTTATAGCCAGATCTTTATAGCTAACGACATCCATTCTTTTTAGAGAAAATATTAGAAACATCTCGGCGGTCCAATTGCCTATTCCCTTTATTGAAGTCAGCTTAGACTTCACCTCATCATCTGAGAAATCTTTGAGCGTTTCCATTTCAAGCTCTCCAGATAATACTGCGCGTGATAAATTTCTCATATATTGAACCTTCTTCATTGAAATACCAACTGACTGTATTTCCTCATCTGTGGCATTATCAAGCTTTTTCGCAGTAATTATCTTAAATTTATCATAAATTCTAGCTCTGACTGTAACTGCTGCTTTGTTTGATATTTGTTGTGTTGCGATATAACCGATGAGTGAATCAAATAGATCGTCATAAACCTCTCTTTTTATATATCCTATTTTTGATATAAGTTGTCCAAGTTTTATGTCTTTTTTAGAAAGATATGATGTCTCAGCAGAACCATACTTAAGAAAATTCATACTTTTCTCCTCCCGCTATCAGCAATTAACCTTCATATCTATGTTATCAAAATAATGCGACTTATTGACGAATATTATCAATTAAGATAAACTGACTTTATTTAACAAAAACAACAACTTATAATAATGAATAGGTTGTTACTATTATAGGGGTGGAGGCGTATAAATGAATAAAAATTTATTTAAAGTTTTTTTACTTCTTATTGTGGGTGCTTCTCTCTTTGCGATGCCAAATTCTGCTTTTGCGAAAACCGAAATAATCGTTGCTGATAACGGCTGGGACAGTCAGAAACTTCACAACGAAATAGCAAAGATAGTAATCGAAAGCATTCACGACGATTATATTTTAAAAACATCTACAGCTGCTTCGCACATGAATTGGCAAGCTATCATAGCCGGGGATGTAGACTTAGATCTTGAAAGTTGGACAGAAAATATTCTCTCCTATCCTAAAGATGTTGAAAATGGCGATATAGTAAACGTCGGAGTTATTACTGACGAAACAAAACAGGGATACTATGTTCCAAGGTATGTCGTTGAGGGAGACCCTAAAAGAGGAATAAAACCCATGGCTCCCGATCTCAAAACTGTAAAAGACTTGCTTAAGTACAGTAAACTATTTCCCGACAAGGAAGATAAAAAGAAAGGCATCGTGCACGGGACTCTGCCGGGCTGGAGATCTGATGAGATCCTTTATAAAAAACATAAGCTTTATGGTTTGGATAAATTCTATAATTATAGACGTTCAGGGAGCGAGGCTGCTCTTTTTGGCTCTCTGGTATCAGCATACAACTTAGGTGAGGCTTGGGTTGGTTATTGTTTTGAACCAACTTGGGTAACGGGAAAGCTTGACCTTATCTTGTTAGAAGATGAACCATATGACAAAGACCTTTATAAAAAAGGAGCTTGCGCTTTCCCGTTCCAAGAATTAAAAATTGTCAGTGGAAGATATTTTGCAAAAAAAGCACCTGATCTCTTGGAATTTCTTGGAAAATATCGAACTAGTAGCAAGCTTATAAGCCAAGCTTTAGCGTATCTTGACGATAATAAAGCAACCCACAAAGA
Proteins encoded in this window:
- a CDS encoding ABC transporter permease subunit, with translation MEYFLKFPESLILGSGEAIDIAVKAFSRNHRETLRIIRTVILNSVNSVYFSLEKIPWFILILIVIYLGWKASKKKYVGLIFGAMLFFIGMCGLWDSMLQTISMVVVAVTLSILLGFPLGILVAMNKKASTVIRPILDLMQTMPAFVYLVPAVILFSPGKTPALIATTIYSIVPMIRMTNLGITHVDKEMLEAASSFGSTTLQLLSKVQIPQAMPSIMAGINQTIMMAMSMVVTCALIGAEGLGMQILLATNRIEMGKALMPGISIVFLAIILDRLTQGMIQKGAPTE
- a CDS encoding ABC transporter substrate-binding protein; its protein translation is MNKNLFKVFLLLIVGASLFAMPNSAFAKTEIIVADNGWDSQKLHNEIAKIVIESIHDDYILKTSTAASHMNWQAIIAGDVDLDLESWTENILSYPKDVENGDIVNVGVITDETKQGYYVPRYVVEGDPKRGIKPMAPDLKTVKDLLKYSKLFPDKEDKKKGIVHGTLPGWRSDEILYKKHKLYGLDKFYNYRRSGSEAALFGSLVSAYNLGEAWVGYCFEPTWVTGKLDLILLEDEPYDKDLYKKGACAFPFQELKIVSGRYFAKKAPDLLEFLGKYRTSSKLISQALAYLDDNKATHKDTAVWFLKTNDYLLDEWLPQKQADRVRAVLQDMK
- a CDS encoding DNA-3-methyladenine glycosylase 2 family protein, which codes for MNFLKYGSAETSYLSKKDIKLGQLISKIGYIKREVYDDLFDSLIGYIATQQISNKAAVTVRARIYDKFKIITAKKLDNATDEEIQSVGISMKKVQYMRNLSRAVLSGELEMETLKDFSDDEVKSKLTSIKGIGNWTAEMFLIFSLKRMDVVSYKDLAIRRGMMSLYGLERLEKKTFERYRENYSPYGTVASLYLWSLSKEI
- a CDS encoding glycine betaine/L-proline ABC transporter ATP-binding protein, which produces MDNNYIIEAKNVTKIYGKNRTEATKMMKNGCEKDEVYKKTGATVALWDVSLRVKKKEIFVIIGLSGSGKSTIIRCFNQILKPTSGTILFEGQNVEKLKGKDLLNLRRKRISMVFQNFGLLTHRNVIDNVAYGLEIKGVPKKERLLEAEKFIKMVGLEGWEEQQISSLSGGMKQRVGIARALGNSPDVLLMDEPFSALDPLVRKEMQFELLSLQRKLEKTIIFITHDINEAFKLGDRVAIMHNGVIVQSGTPEEMSTNPANDYVKNFIEGADMSAVLKVKHVMFTPLCIVRENVSAANAVMEMRENQVSSAYAVADDMKFMGIITLDNAIRARKEKIPLFSLLTKGIPVTGEEIYLKDIIPKAVEAKFPIAVVGDRGKLKGIVSRASVLSSLS